The Neofelis nebulosa isolate mNeoNeb1 chromosome 16, mNeoNeb1.pri, whole genome shotgun sequence genome includes a window with the following:
- the CARD14 gene encoding caspase recruitment domain-containing protein 14 isoform X1: MEMTYVPEHAVMATLHRTDSTLTALDEETLWDMMESHRHKIVSSICPSRLTPYLRQAKVLDQLDEEEVLHSPRFTNTVMRVGHLLDLLRTRGKNGAIAFLESLKFHNPDVYTLVTGLQPKGDFSNFSGLMDTSKLTECLAGAIGSLQEELGQEKGHKEALRRRCRQLQERLGRAEARVRSLGQLETDHDRVTREVLKLKDEMLSLSLHHSNALQEKELAVTRCRGLQEELYLLKREVEREKMSSSHERDCRERSPQMADGRGPGDKELTRLKEENEKLRSLTFSLAEKDILEQNLGEALEGTQTLVERIHSLRQRAVAAERQRKQYWEEKEQTLLQFQRTKVDCDIYKEKISALQGQLLELQRERDQAFSARDAARMEISQSLTEKDALRRKVFELTDQVWELRRQLQGPQAEALRGPEQEAGAREPCPKGKQRLVRMLAICPRDDSDRSFTESQLCSDLSTTSSRELVDSFRSSSPMPPSQQSLYKRAAEDFWEDPWSFSSFPETLQVDRGPSPGAKADATDLDYEIVDPAELANCDSLQPSSGGLSVSASSVPVRRRPARKILSQVTVLAFQGDELLEQISVIGGNLTGIFIHRVTPGSAADEMALRPGTQIMMVDYEATESSFKATLEDTTLEQAVGLLRRVNGFCCLSVKVNMEGYKKLVQDLEAKVATSGDSFYIRVNLALEARAVGELQVRCNDILHVTDTMFRGRGCWHAHRVGPYSTKGTERGSIPNYARAQQLLIALIQRSTIARKQSSGGPQKLVRIVGVDRTKASPVCSSFEGALSERSRPEEPPTACFWAETCFTLVPYSLVRPHRPSRPRPVLFVPRVVGRILSEKLCLLQGFKKCPAEYLSQEECDASSQRGDIIQEKEASGGRYWVTRRAIESLMEKNTHALLDVRLDSVRALHRSEIFPIIVHISVNEKAAKKLKKALQRLNTSERQLLEAGRQEEGELDEVPCLYSHLAPDGWSDLETLLGCVRLAIADEQKKVVWTEKSPR, encoded by the exons ATGGAAATGACCTA CGTTCCCGAGCACGCGGTCATGGCGACCCTTCACCGCACAGACTCGACGCTCACAGCCCTGGATGAGGAGACGCTGTGGGACATGATGGAGAGCCACCGCCACAAGATCGTAAGCAGCATCTGCCCCAGCCGCCTCACGCCCTACCTGCGCCAGGCGAAGGTGCTGGACCAGCTGGATGAGGAGGAGGTGCTCCACAGCCCCAGGTTCACCAACACGGTCATGAGAGTCG GGCACTTGCTGGATTTGCTGAGGACTCGAGGGAAGAATGGAGCCATTGCCTTCCTGGAGAGCCTCAAGTTCCACAACCCTGACGTGTACACCCTGGTCACCGGGCTGCAGCCCAAAGGGGACTTCAGCAACTTCAGTG GGCTCATGGACACGTCCAAGCTGACCGAGTGCCTGGCCGGGGCCATCGGCAGCCTGCAGGAGGAGCTGGGCCAGGAGAAGGGGCACAAGGAGGCCCTGCGGCGGCGCTGTCGGCAGCTGCAGGAGCGCCTGGGCCGGGCGGAGGCCCGCGTGCGGAGCCTGGGCCAGCTGGAGACCGACCATGACCGCGTGACGCGCGAGGTGCTGAAGCTGAAGGACGAGATGCTCAGCCTGTCGTTGCACCACAGCAACGCGCTGCAGGAGAAGGAGCTGGCGGTCACCCGGTGCCGCGGGCTGCAGGAGGAG CTGTACCTGCTGAAGCGAGAGGTCGAGCGCGAGAAGATGTCTTCTTCCCACGAGCGGGACTGTCGAGAGCGTTCCCCGCAGATGGCCGACGGCCGGGGGCCCGGGGACAAGGAGCTGACCCGCCTGAAGGAGGAGAACGAGAAGCTCCGGTCGCTGACGTTCAGCCTG GCGGAGAAGGACATCCTGGAACAGAACCTGGGCGAGGCCCTGGAGGGCACACAGACGCTGGTGGAGCGCATCCACTCCCTGAGGCAGCGGGCCGTGGCCGCCGAGAGGCAGCGGAAGCAG TActgggaggagaaggagcagacCTTGCTGCAGTTCCAGAGGACTAAGGTCGACTGTGACATCTACAAGGAGAAGATCAGCGCCCTCCAGGGCCAGTTGCTGGAGCTGCAGCGAGAGCGAGACCAG GCCTTCTCCGCCAGAGACGCGGCCCGGATGGAGATTTCTCAGAGCCTGACAGAGAAGGACGCCCTCCGCAGGAAAGTGTTTGAACTGACAGACCAGGTCTGGGAGCTGCGCCGTCAGCTTCAAGGGCCGCAGGCCGAGGCCCTGCGAGGG CCTGAGCAGGAAGCCGGAGCCCGGGAGCCGTGTCCAAAGGGGAAGCAGCGGCTCGTGCGCATGTTGGCCATCTGTCCGCGGGATGACAGTGACCGCAGCTTCACCGAG tctCAGCTCTGCTCTGACCTGAGCACCACATCCAGCCGTGAGCTGGTGGACAGCTTCCGGTCCAGCAGCCCCATGCCTCCCAGTCAGCAGTCCCTGTACAAGCGGGCCGCAGAGGACTTCTGGGAAGACCCCTGGTCTTTCAG CAGCTTCCCAGAAACCCTGCAGGTGGACCGGGGACCCTCCCCGGGGGCTAAGGCAGATGCTACGGACCTGGATTATGAGATTGTAGACCCGGCAG AACTTGCCAACTGTGACAGCCTGCAGCCATCCTCCGGGGGCCTCTCCGTCTCAGCCAG CAGCGTCCCGGTGCGGAGGAGGCCGGCCCGCAAGATCCTGAGCCAGGTCACCGTGCTGGCCTTCCAGGGGGACGAGCTGCTGGAGCAGATAAGTGTCATTGGCGGCAACCTCACGGGCATCTTCATTCACCGGGTCACCCCAGGCTCCGCGGCGGACGAGATGGCCTTGCGCCCGGGCACCCAGATCATGATG GTGGATTACGAGGCAACGGAGTCCTCGTTCAAGGCCACCCTGGAGGACACAACCCTGGAGCAGGCCGTCGGACTTCTCCGGAGGGTGAACGGCTTCTGTTGCCTGTCTGTGAAGGTCAACATGGAGG GTTATAAGAAGTTGGTCCAGGACCTGGAGGCCAAAGTGGCTACCTCGGGGGACTCCTTCTACATCCGGGTCAACCTGGCCCTGGAGGCGAGGGCGGTGGGGGAGCTGCAGGTGCGATGCAACGACATCCTGCATGTCACCGACACCATGTTCCGGGGCCGCGGCTGCTGGCACGCCCACCGCGTGGGCCCCTATAGCACGAAGGGCACCGAGAGGGGCAGCATCCCCAACTATGCACG GGCTCAGCAGCTGCTCATTGCTCTGATCCAGCGGAGCACCATCGCCCGCAAG cAGTCTTCCGGGGGACCCCAGAAGCTGGTCCGCATCGTCGGCGTGGACAGAACCAAGGCCAGCCCTGTGTGCTCATCCTTTGAGGGGGCCCTGTCAGAGCGCAGCAGGCCGGAAG AGCCCCCCACCGCGTGCTTCTGGGCCGAGACCTGCTTCACCCTGGTGCCCTACAGCCTGGTGCGTCCCCACAGGCCCAGCCGGCCCCGGCCCGTGCTCTTCGTGCCCAGGGTGGTCGGCAGGATCCTGAGCGAGAAGCTGTGTCTCCTCCAGGGGTTTAAGAAGTGCCCAGCAG AATACTTGAGCCAGGAGGAATGCGATGCCTCCAGCCAGAGGGGGGACATCATCCAGGAGAAAGAGGCATCCGGTGGCCGCTACTGGGTGACCCGCAGGGCCATTGAGTCCCTCATGGAGAAG AACACCCACGCCCTCCTGGACGTCCGGCTGGACAGCGTCCGTGCCCTCCACAGGTCGGAGATCTTCCCCATCATCGTCCACATCTCCGTCAACGAGAAGGCGGCCAAGAAACTCAA GAAGGCCCTGCAGCGGCTCAACACCTCGGAGCGGCAGCTCCTGGAGGCGGGCAGGCAGGAGGAGGGCGAGCTGGACGAAGTGCCCTGTCTGTACAGCCACCTGGCCCCCGATGGCTGGAGTGACCTGGAAACCCTGCTCGGCTGTGTCCGCTTGGCCATCGCGGACGAGCAGAAGAAGGTTGTGTGGACAGAGAAGAGCCCCCGCTGA
- the CARD14 gene encoding caspase recruitment domain-containing protein 14 isoform X2 yields the protein MEMTYVPEHAVMATLHRTDSTLTALDEETLWDMMESHRHKIVSSICPSRLTPYLRQAKVLDQLDEEEVLHSPRFTNTVMRVGHLLDLLRTRGKNGAIAFLESLKFHNPDVYTLVTGLQPKGDFSNFSGLMDTSKLTECLAGAIGSLQEELGQEKGHKEALRRRCRQLQERLGRAEARVRSLGQLETDHDRVTREVLKLKDEMLSLSLHHSNALQEKELAVTRCRGLQEELYLLKREVEREKMSSSHERDCRERSPQMADGRGPGDKELTRLKEENEKLRSLTFSLAEKDILEQNLGEALEGTQTLVERIHSLRQRAVAAERQRKQYWEEKEQTLLQFQRTKVDCDIYKEKISALQGQLLELQRERDQAFSARDAARMEISQSLTEKDALRRKVFELTDQVWELRRQLQGPQAEALRGPEQEAGAREPCPKGKQRLVRMLAICPRDDSDRSFTESQLCSDLSTTSSRELVDSFRSSSPMPPSQQSLYKRAAEDFWEDPWSFSFPETLQVDRGPSPGAKADATDLDYEIVDPAELANCDSLQPSSGGLSVSASSVPVRRRPARKILSQVTVLAFQGDELLEQISVIGGNLTGIFIHRVTPGSAADEMALRPGTQIMMVDYEATESSFKATLEDTTLEQAVGLLRRVNGFCCLSVKVNMEGYKKLVQDLEAKVATSGDSFYIRVNLALEARAVGELQVRCNDILHVTDTMFRGRGCWHAHRVGPYSTKGTERGSIPNYARAQQLLIALIQRSTIARKQSSGGPQKLVRIVGVDRTKASPVCSSFEGALSERSRPEEPPTACFWAETCFTLVPYSLVRPHRPSRPRPVLFVPRVVGRILSEKLCLLQGFKKCPAEYLSQEECDASSQRGDIIQEKEASGGRYWVTRRAIESLMEKNTHALLDVRLDSVRALHRSEIFPIIVHISVNEKAAKKLKKALQRLNTSERQLLEAGRQEEGELDEVPCLYSHLAPDGWSDLETLLGCVRLAIADEQKKVVWTEKSPR from the exons ATGGAAATGACCTA CGTTCCCGAGCACGCGGTCATGGCGACCCTTCACCGCACAGACTCGACGCTCACAGCCCTGGATGAGGAGACGCTGTGGGACATGATGGAGAGCCACCGCCACAAGATCGTAAGCAGCATCTGCCCCAGCCGCCTCACGCCCTACCTGCGCCAGGCGAAGGTGCTGGACCAGCTGGATGAGGAGGAGGTGCTCCACAGCCCCAGGTTCACCAACACGGTCATGAGAGTCG GGCACTTGCTGGATTTGCTGAGGACTCGAGGGAAGAATGGAGCCATTGCCTTCCTGGAGAGCCTCAAGTTCCACAACCCTGACGTGTACACCCTGGTCACCGGGCTGCAGCCCAAAGGGGACTTCAGCAACTTCAGTG GGCTCATGGACACGTCCAAGCTGACCGAGTGCCTGGCCGGGGCCATCGGCAGCCTGCAGGAGGAGCTGGGCCAGGAGAAGGGGCACAAGGAGGCCCTGCGGCGGCGCTGTCGGCAGCTGCAGGAGCGCCTGGGCCGGGCGGAGGCCCGCGTGCGGAGCCTGGGCCAGCTGGAGACCGACCATGACCGCGTGACGCGCGAGGTGCTGAAGCTGAAGGACGAGATGCTCAGCCTGTCGTTGCACCACAGCAACGCGCTGCAGGAGAAGGAGCTGGCGGTCACCCGGTGCCGCGGGCTGCAGGAGGAG CTGTACCTGCTGAAGCGAGAGGTCGAGCGCGAGAAGATGTCTTCTTCCCACGAGCGGGACTGTCGAGAGCGTTCCCCGCAGATGGCCGACGGCCGGGGGCCCGGGGACAAGGAGCTGACCCGCCTGAAGGAGGAGAACGAGAAGCTCCGGTCGCTGACGTTCAGCCTG GCGGAGAAGGACATCCTGGAACAGAACCTGGGCGAGGCCCTGGAGGGCACACAGACGCTGGTGGAGCGCATCCACTCCCTGAGGCAGCGGGCCGTGGCCGCCGAGAGGCAGCGGAAGCAG TActgggaggagaaggagcagacCTTGCTGCAGTTCCAGAGGACTAAGGTCGACTGTGACATCTACAAGGAGAAGATCAGCGCCCTCCAGGGCCAGTTGCTGGAGCTGCAGCGAGAGCGAGACCAG GCCTTCTCCGCCAGAGACGCGGCCCGGATGGAGATTTCTCAGAGCCTGACAGAGAAGGACGCCCTCCGCAGGAAAGTGTTTGAACTGACAGACCAGGTCTGGGAGCTGCGCCGTCAGCTTCAAGGGCCGCAGGCCGAGGCCCTGCGAGGG CCTGAGCAGGAAGCCGGAGCCCGGGAGCCGTGTCCAAAGGGGAAGCAGCGGCTCGTGCGCATGTTGGCCATCTGTCCGCGGGATGACAGTGACCGCAGCTTCACCGAG tctCAGCTCTGCTCTGACCTGAGCACCACATCCAGCCGTGAGCTGGTGGACAGCTTCCGGTCCAGCAGCCCCATGCCTCCCAGTCAGCAGTCCCTGTACAAGCGGGCCGCAGAGGACTTCTGGGAAGACCCCTGGTCTTTCAG CTTCCCAGAAACCCTGCAGGTGGACCGGGGACCCTCCCCGGGGGCTAAGGCAGATGCTACGGACCTGGATTATGAGATTGTAGACCCGGCAG AACTTGCCAACTGTGACAGCCTGCAGCCATCCTCCGGGGGCCTCTCCGTCTCAGCCAG CAGCGTCCCGGTGCGGAGGAGGCCGGCCCGCAAGATCCTGAGCCAGGTCACCGTGCTGGCCTTCCAGGGGGACGAGCTGCTGGAGCAGATAAGTGTCATTGGCGGCAACCTCACGGGCATCTTCATTCACCGGGTCACCCCAGGCTCCGCGGCGGACGAGATGGCCTTGCGCCCGGGCACCCAGATCATGATG GTGGATTACGAGGCAACGGAGTCCTCGTTCAAGGCCACCCTGGAGGACACAACCCTGGAGCAGGCCGTCGGACTTCTCCGGAGGGTGAACGGCTTCTGTTGCCTGTCTGTGAAGGTCAACATGGAGG GTTATAAGAAGTTGGTCCAGGACCTGGAGGCCAAAGTGGCTACCTCGGGGGACTCCTTCTACATCCGGGTCAACCTGGCCCTGGAGGCGAGGGCGGTGGGGGAGCTGCAGGTGCGATGCAACGACATCCTGCATGTCACCGACACCATGTTCCGGGGCCGCGGCTGCTGGCACGCCCACCGCGTGGGCCCCTATAGCACGAAGGGCACCGAGAGGGGCAGCATCCCCAACTATGCACG GGCTCAGCAGCTGCTCATTGCTCTGATCCAGCGGAGCACCATCGCCCGCAAG cAGTCTTCCGGGGGACCCCAGAAGCTGGTCCGCATCGTCGGCGTGGACAGAACCAAGGCCAGCCCTGTGTGCTCATCCTTTGAGGGGGCCCTGTCAGAGCGCAGCAGGCCGGAAG AGCCCCCCACCGCGTGCTTCTGGGCCGAGACCTGCTTCACCCTGGTGCCCTACAGCCTGGTGCGTCCCCACAGGCCCAGCCGGCCCCGGCCCGTGCTCTTCGTGCCCAGGGTGGTCGGCAGGATCCTGAGCGAGAAGCTGTGTCTCCTCCAGGGGTTTAAGAAGTGCCCAGCAG AATACTTGAGCCAGGAGGAATGCGATGCCTCCAGCCAGAGGGGGGACATCATCCAGGAGAAAGAGGCATCCGGTGGCCGCTACTGGGTGACCCGCAGGGCCATTGAGTCCCTCATGGAGAAG AACACCCACGCCCTCCTGGACGTCCGGCTGGACAGCGTCCGTGCCCTCCACAGGTCGGAGATCTTCCCCATCATCGTCCACATCTCCGTCAACGAGAAGGCGGCCAAGAAACTCAA GAAGGCCCTGCAGCGGCTCAACACCTCGGAGCGGCAGCTCCTGGAGGCGGGCAGGCAGGAGGAGGGCGAGCTGGACGAAGTGCCCTGTCTGTACAGCCACCTGGCCCCCGATGGCTGGAGTGACCTGGAAACCCTGCTCGGCTGTGTCCGCTTGGCCATCGCGGACGAGCAGAAGAAGGTTGTGTGGACAGAGAAGAGCCCCCGCTGA
- the CARD14 gene encoding caspase recruitment domain-containing protein 14 isoform X3, translated as MATLHRTDSTLTALDEETLWDMMESHRHKIVSSICPSRLTPYLRQAKVLDQLDEEEVLHSPRFTNTVMRVGHLLDLLRTRGKNGAIAFLESLKFHNPDVYTLVTGLQPKGDFSNFSGLMDTSKLTECLAGAIGSLQEELGQEKGHKEALRRRCRQLQERLGRAEARVRSLGQLETDHDRVTREVLKLKDEMLSLSLHHSNALQEKELAVTRCRGLQEELYLLKREVEREKMSSSHERDCRERSPQMADGRGPGDKELTRLKEENEKLRSLTFSLAEKDILEQNLGEALEGTQTLVERIHSLRQRAVAAERQRKQYWEEKEQTLLQFQRTKVDCDIYKEKISALQGQLLELQRERDQAFSARDAARMEISQSLTEKDALRRKVFELTDQVWELRRQLQGPQAEALRGPEQEAGAREPCPKGKQRLVRMLAICPRDDSDRSFTESQLCSDLSTTSSRELVDSFRSSSPMPPSQQSLYKRAAEDFWEDPWSFSSFPETLQVDRGPSPGAKADATDLDYEIVDPAELANCDSLQPSSGGLSVSASSVPVRRRPARKILSQVTVLAFQGDELLEQISVIGGNLTGIFIHRVTPGSAADEMALRPGTQIMMVDYEATESSFKATLEDTTLEQAVGLLRRVNGFCCLSVKVNMEGYKKLVQDLEAKVATSGDSFYIRVNLALEARAVGELQVRCNDILHVTDTMFRGRGCWHAHRVGPYSTKGTERGSIPNYARAQQLLIALIQRSTIARKQSSGGPQKLVRIVGVDRTKASPVCSSFEGALSERSRPEEPPTACFWAETCFTLVPYSLVRPHRPSRPRPVLFVPRVVGRILSEKLCLLQGFKKCPAEYLSQEECDASSQRGDIIQEKEASGGRYWVTRRAIESLMEKNTHALLDVRLDSVRALHRSEIFPIIVHISVNEKAAKKLKKALQRLNTSERQLLEAGRQEEGELDEVPCLYSHLAPDGWSDLETLLGCVRLAIADEQKKVVWTEKSPR; from the exons ATGGCGACCCTTCACCGCACAGACTCGACGCTCACAGCCCTGGATGAGGAGACGCTGTGGGACATGATGGAGAGCCACCGCCACAAGATCGTAAGCAGCATCTGCCCCAGCCGCCTCACGCCCTACCTGCGCCAGGCGAAGGTGCTGGACCAGCTGGATGAGGAGGAGGTGCTCCACAGCCCCAGGTTCACCAACACGGTCATGAGAGTCG GGCACTTGCTGGATTTGCTGAGGACTCGAGGGAAGAATGGAGCCATTGCCTTCCTGGAGAGCCTCAAGTTCCACAACCCTGACGTGTACACCCTGGTCACCGGGCTGCAGCCCAAAGGGGACTTCAGCAACTTCAGTG GGCTCATGGACACGTCCAAGCTGACCGAGTGCCTGGCCGGGGCCATCGGCAGCCTGCAGGAGGAGCTGGGCCAGGAGAAGGGGCACAAGGAGGCCCTGCGGCGGCGCTGTCGGCAGCTGCAGGAGCGCCTGGGCCGGGCGGAGGCCCGCGTGCGGAGCCTGGGCCAGCTGGAGACCGACCATGACCGCGTGACGCGCGAGGTGCTGAAGCTGAAGGACGAGATGCTCAGCCTGTCGTTGCACCACAGCAACGCGCTGCAGGAGAAGGAGCTGGCGGTCACCCGGTGCCGCGGGCTGCAGGAGGAG CTGTACCTGCTGAAGCGAGAGGTCGAGCGCGAGAAGATGTCTTCTTCCCACGAGCGGGACTGTCGAGAGCGTTCCCCGCAGATGGCCGACGGCCGGGGGCCCGGGGACAAGGAGCTGACCCGCCTGAAGGAGGAGAACGAGAAGCTCCGGTCGCTGACGTTCAGCCTG GCGGAGAAGGACATCCTGGAACAGAACCTGGGCGAGGCCCTGGAGGGCACACAGACGCTGGTGGAGCGCATCCACTCCCTGAGGCAGCGGGCCGTGGCCGCCGAGAGGCAGCGGAAGCAG TActgggaggagaaggagcagacCTTGCTGCAGTTCCAGAGGACTAAGGTCGACTGTGACATCTACAAGGAGAAGATCAGCGCCCTCCAGGGCCAGTTGCTGGAGCTGCAGCGAGAGCGAGACCAG GCCTTCTCCGCCAGAGACGCGGCCCGGATGGAGATTTCTCAGAGCCTGACAGAGAAGGACGCCCTCCGCAGGAAAGTGTTTGAACTGACAGACCAGGTCTGGGAGCTGCGCCGTCAGCTTCAAGGGCCGCAGGCCGAGGCCCTGCGAGGG CCTGAGCAGGAAGCCGGAGCCCGGGAGCCGTGTCCAAAGGGGAAGCAGCGGCTCGTGCGCATGTTGGCCATCTGTCCGCGGGATGACAGTGACCGCAGCTTCACCGAG tctCAGCTCTGCTCTGACCTGAGCACCACATCCAGCCGTGAGCTGGTGGACAGCTTCCGGTCCAGCAGCCCCATGCCTCCCAGTCAGCAGTCCCTGTACAAGCGGGCCGCAGAGGACTTCTGGGAAGACCCCTGGTCTTTCAG CAGCTTCCCAGAAACCCTGCAGGTGGACCGGGGACCCTCCCCGGGGGCTAAGGCAGATGCTACGGACCTGGATTATGAGATTGTAGACCCGGCAG AACTTGCCAACTGTGACAGCCTGCAGCCATCCTCCGGGGGCCTCTCCGTCTCAGCCAG CAGCGTCCCGGTGCGGAGGAGGCCGGCCCGCAAGATCCTGAGCCAGGTCACCGTGCTGGCCTTCCAGGGGGACGAGCTGCTGGAGCAGATAAGTGTCATTGGCGGCAACCTCACGGGCATCTTCATTCACCGGGTCACCCCAGGCTCCGCGGCGGACGAGATGGCCTTGCGCCCGGGCACCCAGATCATGATG GTGGATTACGAGGCAACGGAGTCCTCGTTCAAGGCCACCCTGGAGGACACAACCCTGGAGCAGGCCGTCGGACTTCTCCGGAGGGTGAACGGCTTCTGTTGCCTGTCTGTGAAGGTCAACATGGAGG GTTATAAGAAGTTGGTCCAGGACCTGGAGGCCAAAGTGGCTACCTCGGGGGACTCCTTCTACATCCGGGTCAACCTGGCCCTGGAGGCGAGGGCGGTGGGGGAGCTGCAGGTGCGATGCAACGACATCCTGCATGTCACCGACACCATGTTCCGGGGCCGCGGCTGCTGGCACGCCCACCGCGTGGGCCCCTATAGCACGAAGGGCACCGAGAGGGGCAGCATCCCCAACTATGCACG GGCTCAGCAGCTGCTCATTGCTCTGATCCAGCGGAGCACCATCGCCCGCAAG cAGTCTTCCGGGGGACCCCAGAAGCTGGTCCGCATCGTCGGCGTGGACAGAACCAAGGCCAGCCCTGTGTGCTCATCCTTTGAGGGGGCCCTGTCAGAGCGCAGCAGGCCGGAAG AGCCCCCCACCGCGTGCTTCTGGGCCGAGACCTGCTTCACCCTGGTGCCCTACAGCCTGGTGCGTCCCCACAGGCCCAGCCGGCCCCGGCCCGTGCTCTTCGTGCCCAGGGTGGTCGGCAGGATCCTGAGCGAGAAGCTGTGTCTCCTCCAGGGGTTTAAGAAGTGCCCAGCAG AATACTTGAGCCAGGAGGAATGCGATGCCTCCAGCCAGAGGGGGGACATCATCCAGGAGAAAGAGGCATCCGGTGGCCGCTACTGGGTGACCCGCAGGGCCATTGAGTCCCTCATGGAGAAG AACACCCACGCCCTCCTGGACGTCCGGCTGGACAGCGTCCGTGCCCTCCACAGGTCGGAGATCTTCCCCATCATCGTCCACATCTCCGTCAACGAGAAGGCGGCCAAGAAACTCAA GAAGGCCCTGCAGCGGCTCAACACCTCGGAGCGGCAGCTCCTGGAGGCGGGCAGGCAGGAGGAGGGCGAGCTGGACGAAGTGCCCTGTCTGTACAGCCACCTGGCCCCCGATGGCTGGAGTGACCTGGAAACCCTGCTCGGCTGTGTCCGCTTGGCCATCGCGGACGAGCAGAAGAAGGTTGTGTGGACAGAGAAGAGCCCCCGCTGA